A window of Drosophila sulfurigaster albostrigata strain 15112-1811.04 chromosome X, ASM2355843v2, whole genome shotgun sequence genomic DNA:
aaagaaaaacagcgAGACTTGACCCAATTTTTAGGCAGCAGACAACGCGCCCTTTGTTGGCTTTGCCACTTGATAAAtgatacacacacgcacacacacacacacacacatatgtaagCATTATGTGCTGTACACactttcatatatatattcacacATTCGGGCGATCAgaaagagggaaagagagagagagagagagggacagacTGGAAAGGAAGCGAGACTGTTGAtgcagttggagttggaggTCAGCTGCAGAGCGACTCGAACTCGATAATAGAAGCTAAAAGCATGACTAAAGAGTGCACACTTGAACGAAGTGAATCAGAGTGtcgaaaataaatgcaaactggctttcaattgtaatttatttcaagaaacacatttcaaaataCATCTAAAAGCACTGGTTCGTGTCTTCGCTAAGCAAGGGTTGAAATAAATGCGATAGAAACACGATAATAGATGTGAGTTTCTACTACTTCGCACTTGAAGTTTAGTAatagacaataataacagtctaggtaaaaatataattcaaataataataggaGATTCATATTTATGCATTGCGTTGGTCTGTTTCTTCGCTAAGCATGGGCTGAAAGCATTGGTCTGTGTCTTCGCTAAGCAAGGGTTGAAATAAATGCGATAGAAACACGATAATAGATGTGAGATGCTACTACTTTGCACTTGAAGTTTAGTAATAGACAATAAGAATAGTCTAGGTGactaaattatacaaataataataggGGATTGGTCTGTTTCTTCGCTAAGCATGGGCTGAAAGCATTGGTCTGTGTCTTCGCTAAGCATAAGATGAAATAAATGCGCTTAAGGCTCggtaatatacaaaatttcaattgaaagaTAGAAGCCTGTATGATAATGCAGTCTAGTTGGCATTAAGAGTACAAATAATATTCTAGgctttatatgtatatgtatttcacTGATCTGTGTCTTTGCTAAGCGTGGGTTGAAAGTATTAGTCAATGTCTTGGCTTAGCATAAGTTGAAATGAATGCAGAAGAGGTTGAATAATATAGGAAAATGACACTTAATAGATGATATGGTAATATGGCTGCTTTATATGTAAGCCATTTTAAGCATAGGTTGAAATACATACCTAACTTTGTATTAAGAGCAGTTGACAGTTCTGACGTTATATTGAAGTACTCCCAAACTAATGTATTGTATACTTAATCATTTTGCAGAGCACACCCTGTAAACATCCCGTCATACTGCTGCAAGATGTGAATTTCATGGACCTGCACTCGCTGGTGGAGTTCATCTACCACGGCGAGGTGAATGTACACCAGAAGTCGCTGCAGTCCTTCTTGAAGACCGCCGAGGTGCTGCGCGTCTCGGGACTGACACAGCAACAGGCCGAGGACACGCACAGCGTAAGTAGTTTCTTTCCTTCACCCTCACCCTCTCTGATTCCTAATTCCCTTTGCTTCCCTTGTAGCATTTGGCACAGATCCAGAACCTGGCCAATGCCGGAGTGCGCACTCCGTTAAActcacatccacatccacatcatGGGGCGCTGCACGATGACGGAGGCGCCACGCTGTTCAGCAGCCGCCAGGGACAGGGCGGGGCCGGgtcaccgccaccgccgccgccacagCTGCCGCAGCACATCAACAACCATCTGCTGAAGCGGATGGCGATGCTGCATCGCGGCAGCGTTTCGGGAGACGAGACATCGCAGGCTCTGAAGCGGTTGCGCAGCTCTGATAACGGTttgcccagcagcaacaacaacagcccgGACTTGCAGTTGCATGCCCCGCGCAGTGCATCGCCGCAGCTAACCCCCGCGGACTTTAGCACCATCaagcaccacaacaacaacaacacaccgCCGCTCAAGGAGGAGAAACGTAAGTCAGAGATTGAAGACTTGGAATGTGATTCAATttgattcgattcgatttgatttgattcgaTTCTTCTTCTATTCGTAGGCAATGGACCCACTGGCAATGGCAACTCGGGCAACTCTGGCAATGGCAACTctggtggcaacaacaacaacaacaacaacaataacaacaacggaaacggaaatggaaACGGAAACTCGAACGGCATCTCGATCAGCGAGAAACTCGGCAGCCTAACACCTTCGCCTTTGGCCCGCGGCGTCGATGACGTCAAGTCGGAGCCAATGGAGCTCGTCTGctccaacaacaacgccaacaatCCGAATGCCAACGACGAGCACAGCAACGACTCCACTGGCGAACACGACGCCAATCGCTCCAGCAGCGGCGACGGCGGCAAAGGCTCCTTGAGGTGACATATTTTGCGATCCCTGATCCCTGATCCCTGATCATCGAAAATCAACTTGaacttctctcttctctcttcttctcgCAGCTCTGGCAACGATGATGAGATCGGTGACAATCTCACCTCCCACCATGCCCCACCGCCATTCATTATGTCGCCAGCTGACAACAAACTGTTTCCCGGTGCCGCATTCAACTTTCCCATAAGCAATCTCGATCACTCAGCCTTGCTTGGTGCGTATACACACAAAATAACCGAAACTTAAACGTTCTTAAATCGAT
This region includes:
- the LOC133849367 gene encoding LOW QUALITY PROTEIN: broad-complex core protein isoforms 1/2/3/4/5-like (The sequence of the model RefSeq protein was modified relative to this genomic sequence to represent the inferred CDS: inserted 2 bases in 1 codon; deleted 1 base in 1 codon); protein product: MDETQHFCLRWNNYQSSITSAFENLRDDEDFVDVTLACEGRSIKAHRVVLSACSPYFRDLLKSTPCKHPVILLQDVNFMDLHSLVEFIYHGEVNVHQKSLQSFLKTAEVLRVSGLTQQQAEDTHSHLAQIQNLANAGVRTPLNSHPHPHHGALHDDGGATLFSSRQGQGGAGSPPPPPPQLPQHINNHLLKRMAMLHRGSVSGDETSQALKRLRSSDNGLPSSNNNSPDLQLHAPRSASPQLTPADFSTIKHHNNNNTPPLKEEKRNGPTGNGNSGNSGNGNSGGNNNNNNNNNNNGNGNGNGNSNGISISEKLGSLTPSPLARGVDDVKSEPMELVCSNNNANNPNANDEHSNDSTGEHDANRSSSGDGGKGSLSSGNDDEIGDNLTSHHAPPPFIMSPADNKLFPGAAFNFPISNLDHSALLGLNTQLQQSGELAVSPQGPLKIIRSAATSPTSSTSSPPSPPTALPSPTNSLNGSLAAAVYNLHTXRPPRPGSVGSTGGSNLCSAANGGGINSSNNNNASNANNNSGKMQTSIASGSPQSQSGNSIPGVGVGVGVGVGVVPVPQLPLRMPPPTSGGINEPQECPYCRRTFSCYYSLKRHFQDKHEQSDTLYVCEFCHRRYRTKNSLTTHKSLQHRGSSGMLKRLLKTSAIKHGLVGHHAHPHHHPLSHSRTSLFDFTSELGQPPPGIQ